The genomic segment GAATTACTTAACAGGTTACAACACTGAaaatttataatgtaataaaaatatttagattGTGGAATCACCAGGAATCATTTATTACTTTATAATCTAATAAGTGTTTTATTCCACCTGTTCTGTCCTGCAGACTACAGATCAGCGCACAAAGAGAGAACGACTGAAGGAGAGGAGGCAGGCCATCCTACAGGCTCGTCTAGCCAAGgtaaggcagaggaagatgaagaAGGCCAAACTGGATGgtacagaggaagaggagaaagaagaggagaatgAAGGTTAGGATCTGCATGGCTGTTTGTGTATAACATTTGTTTGCAGGCTTCAGTTCAATGATCACATGAATGCTAGTGAGGGACTGTTATGAATTCTTGGTTtcaggagaggaagaggaattTGAAACAACAGGGACCTCCCCACAACCAGAGGAGTGCCCAGAGGTCAGCATACTCAAGAAGGTGGAAGTGGAGATCCAGGAGAGGAGAGACACCAAACCAGGAGTCCCTCATGTCAGAGAGTGGGACAGAGGCAAAGGTcagtctcatttaaaaaaaaataaaaaatagacacTTTCATGTTATGAATATAATAAACGTGCTGTATGTTTCAGCTAGATAACACGTTAAATAGGATGTGTTCTTTTCTGTAGATGAGGAAGTTAATTCATTATTTCGATGCAGCGGTTTCTGTGTCATGCATGCTGGGTCACTGTCATGATTTAACTGGGACCCTTGACTCAGAGACatcattgatattattagtaaCACTTGTTTGTCCTTCTGTAACAAATCAAAATGTGTGGTGTGAAAAACCCTAAGTTCAAGTCCCCAACTAATAGTTATAGTATGATATACAGTACTCCAATAAAAAGGCTATTTGGTTTTCCATTTGATGAGCTCGAACTGCTTTAGGCTGTAGTAATGTTgacatgtgtatttttttaatttgtggaAATGATTGCAAATACAGAGCAGATCAACTATGTTTGCAGATGAAAACTTCAGAGAGTCTCATTTATAAAACTGCTAAAAACAGTACAAATGCACAAAAGCTGAAGATATTTGAATGCCAAAAACCAGCAGTCAGCGTTCCTGTTATAGATAACAGACCACGCGGAAATGTGTGGTCAGCCTCATACTCTGCCCTCTGCACACCCACATTCAGTCAACAACGGTGACGCCAAGCACCTCACGAAATTTGATGCACAGAGAAGAGCCAGAACCCCACAGTGGTCAGTGCTTGTATTTCCTTTGCCTTGATCTGCATTATGAAAAGGACTCATAATGACTGTGCTGTGGAAGAGCTTTTATTCACTTAATCCAGTCTATGAGCAGGTGGTGAAGGCAAGTCAGGTCAGGTGCCAGTAAATGTCAGAGGTGACTGACTGCTGTGTGCTATCACAGTCGGGTCCTCTGCGGTCATTTTCACACTAAACTAAAATTGCACATTTGCGTATTTGGTCATTATTGATGAAAACTGTTGTTGCATTTTTATGCAATATGTTAGTGCACCTTTGCTCTTTGAACCAGGGCTGATAATCACCTTTAATATCAGGGAAAGGCAATTCTACAGCTGTCTATAACTCCAACTGAGCTGTGCTCTATAAAATTGACTACCACCAGCTGTTCATCCTGAAGTATCCACCTTCTATTATTAGCACAGCACAAGTGGATGGAAgtagttatttatttgcatCCTTTTTCTGCCAATTTTCTGGAAATTCCATTCATATTTGCTTGGCTGTTTGGATCAAAGCCCAGCTAGTTCTTCTAATAAATTCAGCACCATCCAATAGTAGATTTACAGATTGGCTTTATGTCACTTTTAGGTGGAGTTTTAAGGATCAAGGCACCTCTGTTTTCTGGAATGTAACCTCCCTAACATTagcttttgtctttgtttcctttCAGAGTTCATGTTTACTGAGTGGAAAAGTCGGCGTCGGGAGGAGCGGGATTCTGAATTTGCACCTCCGTCTGCATACTTTGCAGATGACAAGAGGCCGAAACCAGGAAAGTATAAAAATGAGGAGAATAAATCCAACATGTCCTTCAAGTGGGCAAGAGCTTCAGGAGGAATCTCAGAGACCAAAGCAGAACCACAACCTCAGTCTAAAACTGCATCTTCACCTCCTGAACCTCAACCAAACCCTCCCCCGTCTGCGCAGCCACCGCCCTCAGACAGCTCGTCGCTGTCGGCTCCCCCCTTTCATCCCCAGTATCCCCCTCCCCCGCTATTTTATCCTCCATTTCCTCCTCCACCTACTCCTCAGTTTGCAAGCCCACCTCACCTCCTTCCTCCATTTCCACCACCGTTCCCACACCAATATCCACCCCAGTATCCACCTCAGGTGCAGAGCCAGGCGCAACCTGCAGGTGACAGCCAAACCCAGCAACTCCACCAGGGCCCTCCTCAAAGTCTGGATGACATGTTGTCCTTCTACAGGAACTCTACCTGAGGTCTAAATACTGCTTGATGTGTAGTTGGGTCATATTGTGAGTTTAaacactgctcttttttttctcgctCTTTGTTTATAGAGTAAATCACAAACAATAAAATGTCAATATCTCAGCTTTTTGGAGTTTAGATATTTAATAAATATCAAGAGTGtatcatttgtgtttgtgtgtattttggtCACTGACGGGAAAAATGATTCATTTCAGCTCAAGCACTGCACATGGATATTAAAACTTTAATCCAGCTACAAAGAATGATTTAGGGGATGTCATGCAATGCCTTGTTACTTCAGGGTCAGAGGTCGGGCTTAGACCAGTGACCTGAAGCCAGCCGAGATCTTCTGCCTTGACCTGAAATACTGAAGTTAGACCGTTTTCTGGAGAGGAATGATCAAAAATGAATTGTCATTGTGCAGGTCTCATAAATGGCTAAACCAAAAAATATGACAGGGTTGTTTCCGTCAAAGGAAGTTCTACAAGCACACTTATCGCAGCGATTGACTGCTCAGCTTCTTTAAGACatttgaaagaataaagttaaaaCCATTTGTGGGTTTTTGCTTAGATGAAGATCAACTGTTCTTTTATGAGTAGTCAAAGTAAAAATCCTGCTAAATCCTTCCAAGGGGTTCATaaatttttcatatttgtgtttaatGTCAGTTGGCTCACGGAGCTGTTTGGAATCTGGGAGTGCGTAATTTAGTTGCAGTATATAAATATCCACCAGATGGTACCACATACACTTTTATGTGAAGTTCAAGTGACGGTGCATTGATTTCTTCACTATTTCTTTAAGAGCTGCAGTAACCTTTGTTAGTTGTTTATTTACTGAgtatttattaatgaaattCTTATGCTTTCTCTCAAAACTGGCTTCGGCATAGTATCTTCAGATGCCTTGATTTATTCCTTTGCCAATCCAAACcgggaaacttttttttttccaaatcttCTCTTGGAAAAAAATGCTTGAATAAAGGTGCAGTTatggtgagcctgtgtgaatattagcctcagtttcctgttcttatttGACAggagtggtcttctgctgctgtagcccatctctAATATTTGATATGTGCGTTCATACCTTGGCTatgaaaacagtttatttagGTTACTATTTTGTTCCTATGAGCTTGAAGTAGTctgaccattctcctctgacctctggcatcaacacaACATTTTCTCGCTGAGAACTaccactcactggatattttctttttttcacaccgttctctgtaaacccttgagatggttgtgtgggaaaatcccagaagaggagcagtttctgaaatactcagaccagcctgtgtgGCACCAACAAgtttaaatcaccttttttcttcattctgatgctcggGTTGAACTTTAGCAGGTCTTCTTGATCATGTGTACATGTCTAAATCCAGACCATCGTATCATCTTTGGAGAGAATTTAGCGGAGCCCAATATAACAACTGCTCAGCTAAATAATCTCACATCACTGTTATGGGAGTGACTCAAAACTAGCTTTAATCATGCTGATTGACTCTGAATGCGGGCTGAATGCAGGCTGTTACATAAAAGCATCTAAAATTACCCTATAACAGAGATTCAGACATACAGCATTACGTTACAAAGGACAGCACTTCTGCCGTGGGATAATGTTGGTTTACATGTGctgaaacataacacagacggTTATCAGCTTTCtcattctgacctctgaccctgtgCAGCTCCACAGAAAAATCACAACACACCTCCTCACCAGGGAGCTATTCAAGGGATTAATAAAAAGCCTGATTTACCACTTGACCCTCATCACCCTATTAGCCTTCCAGTTAGATATTTGGCCTGGGTTCTCCCTCCCTTGTTTCCTCTCTAACGAGAATGTTAGTTTGGCgcattgtgtgttttgttgatcTCTCCAACACAGAATCGGTTTATCTTCCTGTTGAGGTAGATTTGTGACCCAGTTGTAACCTTAAAcatgatgtttttttcctctttttgttaCTCTAGTCTCACGTTGAGTCCATGCACTCTCAGACAGCTGACGCACTGTGTCACTGGTAGGTagatgtatttgtgtgtgtatctcTGTGAAGCATGATGCACTGTTGAAGCTAAACTGGTGCCAGGTAAATTTTCTGCCTGTGGGGTGACAATATGTTTCTATAGTAACAGGACCTCACAGACTAAAAGTCATATAGTGAGTATAAgagcaaaataataatttctttCCTCCCACATGGTTCCTTTTAATGGTATCGCGCAGCTGGTTCACTTTTTTGgtccagactgaaatatctcaGCAGGTATTGGACTGATTACCACAGACTGATTTTTCCCAGGATATTAAAAATGCTCTGGGTTTTTCTTTACAGCCACCAGAAAGGTGATATTTGTGGTTTTTAGTGAAATCCCCCAACAACTGACCCAGTTTAAATTTGTCCAGTACTTTGGTTTATGACCAGATTTATGCAAACTAATGACATTTAATCAGCCTCGGCTTCCACTGTGTGTTCAGCAAATGTTAGCATGATAAAACACTAAGAGTAATATGTAGATCTTAATACATGTAAATTGCTGAACACCAGCATCATGTTTCAGGTGCATGGTCATTGTATGCAAATTAGTGTGCTGATAAAAGGATTATCACTCACTTTATATAAACATAATTAAGGTAATAACAATAGTGACATGTCTAATCTTTGTACAGTCTGTTTATTGCCAAAAAAAAGCTGCCTGTTGGCTGCTTGTTGATACAGTTACTCACATGCTAAAAACTAGACACAGTCAAGACAAGCTGCTGAAATTCAAACAGAGcctcagaatggggaagaaattagacttaagtgactttgaatgatGACTTTAATTGACTGTGATTGCTGGTTCCAGACATGTCAGAAACTCCTGGTcttctgggattttcccacacaacggTTTCCAGGCTTTAAAGAGGCTGAttgggaaaaagagaaaatgtccaGTGAGCACCAGATCCCTGCGTGAAAACGCCTTGCtaatgccagaggtcagagaatGGCCAGACCGAATGAAAGCAACAGCAGCTAAAATAACCACTCGTCACAACCGAGGTATGCAGGAGAGCACAAGACATCAaactttgaagcagatgggctgaAGCAGAAGAAGAGCACACCgagtgccactcctgtcagctaagaacaagaacctgaggctacaattcacacaagctcactaaaactggacaacagaagagTGGCAAAGCATTGCCTGACCAGATTAGTATCGACTGGCCAGAATTTGGGTTAAAGAAAATGATAATGATCTGTCTGTATCAGAGTTCAGGAGTGCTTTACTGATGCAGTTTTGGGCCCCTTAATACAGCTAAATATTGCATAAACGACACAGCCACCCCATTACTGTTGCTGACCACGTCCTTCCCTTTATTACCATAGTCATCTTCTGGTGGCTGCTTCCAGGAGGATAGCACACCATGTCACagagctcagatcatctcaaactgactTCCTGAACATGTCAATGAGTTCCCTGAACTCAAATGGCTTCCACAGtctccagatctcaatccagtggAGAACCTTTGGGTTCTGGTGTAACAGGaaatttgcatcatggatgtgcagctgtcaTATCTGCAGAAACCGTGTGACGCCATCCTGTCAATGTGGAccaaaaatctctgaggaatgtttctaaCACTTTGTCAAATCTTTAAGATATCTCTAAAGGCAAGCGAAGTCATCAAATTTCAAAATCAAGGTCAATATTTCTCAGTTTCAGTCATGGTTATCCAAAGTGAGTGGCTTCGAACACTGACCATGACTAATCTGACCATACAGCCTTAACTGAGTGGGGCCAAGAAGTAAGTCAGTGCCTTTTGTGTGCAGTTTTACGAAGACTCAACAAGATTTGACTTGTTGACTCATCACTTTCATGAATCTAATCACCTATTAGGGACATGAAGGTGTGTCCTGCTGACAGATCTGCCTTTCTCTCAAGGATCAACCACACTGAGAAatcatttctgtatttctgtgttgcaCTTTAATTCTGCTCTGGGTGAGCAAAAATGGCAATCAGCCATTATCTTAATGGACAATAAATGATCTGCACATTGATGATACTTAAAATgcactttgatgtttttttcctaaTAATTCTTTGGGGGTAAATCGAAAGCATTAAGTTTCGCCAGCAGCCACACATGTGTTGATGCAACTATGAAGCCACTCAGTGCTGAAGGTTGCAAACTGGGGGTGATGTGCACCACTTTCTCAGCGATGCCCTCTAGACTTGAGCTGATGATCTAATCTCTGCAGGGCCCTGATCCAGAGAGGTGGGAGGAGAAGGTCTGTCCCCCTGTTAATGCACTTACACTGACATAAAAAGCAAACCAGGCCAGTGAGCTGCAGCGTTTATCCCTTCTACCTGCAACATCAAACTACTGGCACTGGGAGATCAAATAAATCCTCTCTTGGTGCTCCAGAGAGGTTCAGATAAACTAGAGCAGTGCAGAGGTTTCACACTGACTCTTTGTATTAAAGTTTGTATAGTTTGGAGCTGATCCTGATTGTGTTTAGTCCACATGTCTTAAGAAATAAATGCTTCATACCATATTGAGGCAAACATTTTCTGTGTCCTCAAGTCTGTAATTAATCGAATTGatcaaattagatttttttgctttgcattggagacacaaaaatcaaaagtgCAGCTACAGCCGCTTGTTCACTGGGAAAAAGGGAAACAGCTGGCCTGCCTCTGTCTGAAGGCAAACTCTTtgtgtaattattatttacttaatTCTTGGCCATGAGCTATATACTTCCTGAAATCTCACGGCTTAGCTTACACTACAACGTTACACAGGTCTTTCCAAAAATCTGTACACACTGTACCGGCATTACTTCAGTTAGGCCCAGGCGAGCTGTGAGCTTAGATGACACACCGGTCTTTGGGATGTTTTTAATCCTCTGGGTAGTTTTATGATGCAGAGTATCAACAGCACAACAGGGGACTGAACTCTCAAAATGGAAAAGCAATCAAACTCATAAATTGTCAGTGCAGGACAGATAACTGCAAGTTCACTGAGCTGGATGGAGGTTTGGTAATAAAACTAAACCTTCATCAAGAAGTTTTTTTCATCAAGAGGTTTGTTTTTAAGGTTTAATGTATTGATAAGAAAGGAAATAGCAGGGTTTCCTTTAACGGTAATAAGGGATTAAGTTTATTGATTAATGACGTGCAATTTAAAACCAACAGAGACATTTAGAGACAGCGACAGATTACTGAAATTGTTATATGCAAAACATTGCAAAAGAATGTGTCGAGCATTCGAGATTTTCTTTTACATAAACTGAAGTTTCTAAACATTTGACTTAAAAATCAGATTAAAGTTTTAAAGATATGCAGAGAGCAGGTTAAGCACATAAGCACAcatcggtgtgtgtgtgtctgtgtgcatgtgctcACTGAGCAAAGTTACTTAAAGTTGGATTTTCACTGGAGTCATAAAACAATAGGGGGGCCTTTTTGTGAGGTCCAGCAATCCTGAAAGAGAGACTGGTGGAAAATCTAAAATTCATTAGAGCTTATTATGTTTCATTTCTGACACGTAAGCATTTTTATGCCTCTAAAATTAATTTCACCTTCTGTAAAGAAGGACAGCAGCTTGGTTTCATTTCCTTTCAACAATCCATGATTCCTGCTTTGGGATCCGCGGCGTTCTTCTGTGTGCTTATCTCAGCTGTGGAGCGCTGCAGGAGCTTCAACTTATTTGATTCCAGAGTCCTCCTAGAAATGCCACATGATAGAAATTAATTGAAAAGTTGCAGGGGAACAGAAATAGAGAgatagaaagaagaaaacactcATCAGAAAGGGCTTCATGCCTTTGTTTTACCACTGTTGCTACTTCTTCTCGCTACAGCAGAAATGGGTGAAATGGGTGAAACTCATGCTGCCCCACTGCTTGATAAAAATGAATAGCAATGGCACCCAAATAAAATGTGTCATTagaacattgtttaaaaaaaatcttcaatgAGCAACATAATCTAaacataattaattaaaaaaaaagagctccattaaaacataaatacaacaacaacaaagaaaaaaaattaaatttgtgCACGGAGCAGACAATTAAATCACATTATTAGCTCGACATCCCACACTGCTCAACGGGAGCACTGTTTTGCTGCTGTAGGCTTCCTTAATGGTTCATCAGTGAACAGTCTTACACTTATGTGTATTGCCACCTCCACACCATGAGAGGATGTGCTTCAGATGGAGGCCCGGGTCCCTCTGTCAGCATCACCCCACGGTGAGCTGTAATGAGTTGGTGAGCATAATGATAGCTAATGCTGCCACGGCTACTGAGCCCCTCTTGCCACAAGGCCGTAATGTGCTCCTGCTGCGCTGTGTCAAACAGCCACATGTAAAACAGACTGGTGCCAGTGAGCTTGATGGCAGGCCTGCTGCAGTGTCTCCCCAGCAGCAGATGGATCAGAGAAAGAGGGGACAAAAGGGCCGTGGAGTCTGTAATGACAGTGTTTGGCTGCAGATCACATCACAACTTGGGGCAGCTGaatttatgttgttaaataacaCCTCCTGCCTCCTCTGATCACACGTTGTTAACATGGGGGTGATATCAAttagaatttttcagtttcactgcCAGTGCAACCACTCGGTCCTGATACTGCTGCTTTGTGAGACGTATGGTTAAGAGACTCATGGTTGCATCAGCTGACTAAAGTGCAGTCAGTATTAGTATCCAAAAAAATGCCATAACTACTTCTAACAAGTCAACAAACTGCATTCACAGTCCTACTTGGTTAAGCAAACACTTATTGTTACCCAaaagtaataatgaaaaaattaaTTGTACATATAAATGTCCCTGGTTGCTATTACATTGTGTATAACATAATTAGACAATTAATTCTGATCCATCAGTGTACCGGCAGCATTTGAGTGCTGTATGAGGgaccacaaaacaaaacgactggGAGAAACAGATTTAATCTTTTCATTAATAtgcttatgtttgtttgtttaaggttTGATGAATGAATCAAGTCCAACACAAGAACCCAAGACTTTGAGTATAGTGTATATGAGTAATATAAAGGTACAGAAACCTTTTAAACACTGATGGGTGACATGTTTAAGACGAACAGGGATGcggttttttttagtttatcaCTGTGGTGAATATTAACAGACATACATAGTCCTCCTTGAGTAAGTTTTggtaaaactcactgaaaactgCTAAATAATGGCGTTTTTTCTAAATTAATAGTAATATTTGTGACAATTTGAGACATGCTTCCTGAGCAGATCCACTCTGTGAGAAGCTCAGAGCCACAGACTCTGTAGGTAAGtcagaaaatgcagaaaaagtgTATTTTATGCAGTTATACATGATTAAGCAGTATAAtgctatatttattttaaagtgatgtgaaaaagtgtttgcctccttcctgattttcttttttttgtatgtttgtcacacttgaATGTTCCTATCATTAAACAAGTTTAAATATTAGACACAGATAACTGTATATAATAACAGTATACACAGTAGTAAGTGTACCTGATTTGAGTCTACAGTAAAACTGATGGCTGAATgtgtttctgtaattttatgTCTTCACTTGTATTGTTGCATTGCTCCTGATTCTCTGGGattttgagcacttttcacttttcctctgttaaaagaaaaggtttgtGCTGAATTCATTACTGAAGTTGTTTCCTTATAGAAGAAAGCTAATGTGTCTGAGATGCTGAGGAGTGTAAAATGCATCAAGTGCATACAGTACTTCTGGGCTGAGCTGAGCTGTGAGCTTGGAGGTAGTTTGTCTCCTGGGCAGTGTATGTGTCGCCTGTCaactctcccacacacacacacacacacacaccacccacTCCTCACGATGGTGGATAAAGATATTAGCTGGGCACTGTTGACACTGCATGCACACCCGTAATGGCCTCATAAATTCTGCTCATGtgaaaggggagaaaaaaaggagtgaaTAGGAAGGAAAGGGACTGGGGACTCATTGCCAGTCTACTCATTCTCCTGCTGCTCTAAACCACCCAGCAAGCTTTCTACCTGCAGTTAACAGATGCAGCAAATAGTCCTGCAAGTAGCATTTGACATTTGTGTTTACGATACACTTCAGAGCTCCGCTGCTTCATGTTGTGGTTATACAGTTTCTTTTTGCAATCTAACTCCTTTTTAAAGCGCTGCTAAAGTTCTTATATTACCATGTTTGCTATTGTTTTAacaatttattatttacttttcccctaaaatggcaaaaatagtatgtatattatatttatgGATTTATTTTAGATTATGAGATTATGGGTATTTGATTGTATGAAATTCAATTTGTGTGTAATATAGTCGAATAATGGTGCTGACAGTTTTTGTCTTAATGTCTTTTCAGTTGAtaatgtgctgtgtttggatttGGGTACTGGTAAACTATTATTTGGTCATTACCTATACATGAAAGATGGATATTGTCACCCTAACATCACCTACTTTTCTGCCATTATAGGTTCTAAAACCAGATGTTAAGAGTGAGGGATGGGTAGGGACAACCAGTTGgtataaaatagaaataaaatagacaataaaatatgcaataaataaagctaaaaagactaaacaaacaaaaaaaatggaataaaaTTATCTCGACTAACTAATATTAACTctggtgtgtgtttttaaatgtgatttaaagTGGAGGAGCAACTCATTCTATAATTTGGGGGTCACAGACCTTTGTTCGGTGTATATGTGCAGAAGGTCTGCCAGGTAAGTGGGAGCCAAGCtctaaaacaaaaactgctttaTTTACTTCAAGTAGGACctaaaatttttaaattaaaagaaaaaaaagattaaaaaagacttgaaagtaaTGATTACATTTCATGGAACATGTTTGTTGAGATCTTACCTTTAGTCAGTCACTTTCTGATTATTTGTAACTTTTACGTTTGCCACCAGACGAGTCAGCACCTGCTggttatttgaaaaaaaaaaagtcctcctTTTGCATAAAGCTCCATAAACATATTGCGCATATCAGTGTGTTTTAACTGCAACTGTCACACCAGCTGCAGTATTTTGTGAACTTTTACAACTTCTTGAGCCTCTGACCAAACATCTCATAC from the Oreochromis aureus strain Israel breed Guangdong linkage group 5, ZZ_aureus, whole genome shotgun sequence genome contains:
- the ccdc174 gene encoding coiled-coil domain-containing protein 174, with the translated sequence MDKKKKPLDVTASSLVDLKAELYRKQEQFKREKLGQETSGAGVKGKSKDKKPNIWSKQNAGVSARAAKDAEQLEEERSTIDTARRKLEEKARLYEQMTKGDFPDEETEGLFLVDFTQKIIDKKRETLAQKEKEDEERLSSSPVPPPENPDEEWVDFVDALGRSRRCMKKDLPGFKKMDQDLQGKGKASSDKTLLSEDMRRELQRQEWEREEEEAMKRPVGPIHYEDIRQQEARDLGVGYYAFSQDQEQRQKQRETLDMLRDQTTDQRTKRERLKERRQAILQARLAKVRQRKMKKAKLDGTEEEEKEEENEGEEEEFETTGTSPQPEECPEVSILKKVEVEIQERRDTKPGVPHVREWDRGKEFMFTEWKSRRREERDSEFAPPSAYFADDKRPKPGKYKNEENKSNMSFKWARASGGISETKAEPQPQSKTASSPPEPQPNPPPSAQPPPSDSSSLSAPPFHPQYPPPPLFYPPFPPPPTPQFASPPHLLPPFPPPFPHQYPPQYPPQVQSQAQPAGDSQTQQLHQGPPQSLDDMLSFYRNST